A genomic segment from Stenotrophomonas maltophilia encodes:
- a CDS encoding OmpW/AlkL family protein, translating to MRKSSPLIVASLAAALSLAAAPAMAQSKGDWTVSAGVHQVAPKSNNGWLAGGTLKVDVDNDVKPTITGEYFIADNLGIEVLAALPFKHDININGLGRVGSTKQLPPVVTLQYHFNSKGKVSPFVGVGVNYTTFFSEDTTGALAGSKLKLQDSWGLAAHAGVDFAIGEKGALRVDMRWIDIDSKVKLNGEKIGTVNIDPLVYGASYVFKF from the coding sequence ATGCGCAAGAGCTCCCCCCTGATCGTGGCCAGCCTGGCCGCCGCCCTGTCGCTCGCCGCCGCCCCGGCCATGGCCCAGTCCAAGGGCGACTGGACCGTCTCGGCCGGCGTCCACCAGGTGGCGCCGAAGTCGAACAACGGCTGGCTGGCCGGCGGCACCCTGAAGGTCGACGTCGACAATGACGTCAAGCCGACCATCACCGGTGAGTACTTCATCGCCGACAACCTGGGCATCGAAGTGCTGGCCGCGCTGCCGTTCAAGCACGACATCAACATCAACGGCCTGGGCCGCGTGGGCAGCACCAAGCAGCTGCCGCCGGTGGTGACCCTGCAGTACCACTTCAACAGCAAGGGCAAGGTGTCGCCGTTTGTGGGCGTGGGTGTGAACTACACGACCTTCTTCAGCGAAGACACCACCGGTGCGCTGGCTGGCAGCAAGCTGAAGCTGCAGGATTCGTGGGGCCTGGCCGCACACGCCGGCGTGGACTTCGCGATCGGCGAGAAGGGTGCCCTGCGCGTGGACATGCGCTGGATCGACATCGACAGCAAGGTGAAGTTGAACGGCGAGAAGATCGGCACGGTCAACATCGATCCGCTGGTCTACGGCGCGTCCTACGTCTTCAAGTTCTAA
- a CDS encoding S1/P1 nuclease — translation MKALHSLFLAAALAPALLSVSAPAHAWGAQGHRLVAEVADARLNPTARAEVDRLLATEPDATLASIAPWADQLRAKDPGLGRRSAGWHYVNIAEDNCHYEAPKHCRNGNCIVEALKAQSAILGDRSLTDGERLQALKFVVHLVGDIHQPMHAGYAHDKGGNDFQLQFGNRGTNLHSLWDSGMLNTRKLDDAGYLPVLQSQRAPKLARQSNPQRDPQTWAEASCRISMQAGVYPASHKIGDEYTERYRPLAEAQLRLAGENLAQLLNRVLGTR, via the coding sequence ATGAAAGCCCTGCACTCCCTCTTCCTCGCCGCCGCCCTGGCGCCGGCCCTGCTGTCCGTCTCCGCCCCCGCCCATGCCTGGGGCGCGCAAGGCCACCGCCTGGTTGCCGAAGTCGCCGACGCCCGCCTCAATCCCACCGCCCGCGCCGAGGTGGACCGCCTGCTGGCCACCGAACCGGACGCCACGCTGGCCAGCATCGCGCCGTGGGCGGACCAGCTGCGCGCCAAGGACCCGGGCCTGGGCCGTCGTTCGGCCGGCTGGCACTACGTCAACATCGCCGAGGACAACTGCCATTACGAAGCACCGAAGCACTGCAGGAATGGCAACTGCATCGTCGAGGCCCTGAAGGCCCAGAGTGCCATCCTCGGCGACCGCAGCCTGACCGACGGCGAGCGCCTGCAGGCACTGAAGTTCGTCGTGCATCTGGTCGGCGACATCCACCAGCCGATGCACGCCGGTTACGCCCACGACAAGGGCGGCAACGATTTCCAGCTGCAGTTCGGCAACCGTGGTACCAACCTGCATTCACTGTGGGACAGCGGCATGCTCAACACCCGTAAGCTGGACGATGCCGGCTACCTGCCGGTGCTGCAGAGCCAGCGCGCGCCGAAGCTGGCGCGCCAGTCCAACCCGCAGCGCGACCCGCAGACGTGGGCCGAAGCCAGCTGCCGCATCTCCATGCAAGCTGGCGTTTATCCGGCGTCGCATAAAATCGGTGACGAATACACCGAGCGCTACCGGCCGCTGGCCGAAGCGCAGCTGCGACTGGCCGGTGAAAACCTGGCGCAGTTGCTGAACCGCGTGCTCGGCACGCGCTGA
- a CDS encoding MBL fold metallo-hydrolase produces MPVQVQSFFHRDSNTFSYLVSDPASGEAALIDPVLDYDPDTDASSESPLRAALQAIEQQGLQLRWLLETHAHADHVSAGRRLKQRFPQATLAIGEGIRAVQATFAPRYGLQLPGADEIFDHLFSDGETFAVGGLHGQVIAVPGHTSDSIAYLIGDALFTGDSLFMPDGGTARCDFPGGDAAQLYRSIQRLLALPDATRVFVCHDYGPGGRDFANETTIGEQRAHNIHVHDGVAEAEFVSVRQARDATLEEPKLMQPAVKANIQGGA; encoded by the coding sequence ATGCCGGTCCAGGTGCAGTCGTTCTTCCACCGTGACAGCAATACCTTCAGCTACCTGGTCAGCGACCCGGCCAGCGGCGAGGCGGCGCTGATCGACCCGGTCCTGGACTACGACCCGGACACCGACGCCAGCAGCGAATCACCGCTGCGCGCGGCATTGCAGGCCATCGAGCAACAAGGCCTGCAGCTGCGCTGGCTGCTGGAGACGCATGCCCACGCCGACCATGTGTCGGCCGGGCGCCGGCTCAAGCAGCGCTTTCCGCAGGCCACGCTGGCCATCGGTGAAGGCATCCGCGCGGTACAGGCGACCTTCGCACCGCGCTATGGCCTGCAGCTTCCAGGTGCGGATGAGATCTTCGACCACCTGTTCAGCGATGGGGAAACCTTTGCCGTTGGCGGACTGCATGGCCAGGTGATCGCCGTGCCCGGCCACACCAGCGACAGCATCGCCTACCTGATCGGCGATGCGCTGTTCACCGGCGACTCGCTGTTCATGCCCGACGGCGGCACTGCCCGCTGCGACTTCCCGGGCGGTGATGCCGCACAGCTATACCGCTCGATCCAGCGCCTGCTGGCCCTGCCCGATGCCACCCGCGTGTTCGTCTGCCACGACTACGGCCCGGGCGGCCGCGACTTCGCCAACGAAACCACCATCGGCGAGCAGCGCGCGCACAACATCCACGTGCACGACGGCGTGGCCGAGGCGGAGTTCGTCAGCGTGCGCCAGGCCCGCGATGCTACGTTGGAAGAACCGAAGCTGATGCAACCGGCGGTGAAGGCCAACATCCAGGGCGGGGCCTGA
- a CDS encoding M56 family metallopeptidase, translating into MTELLDGLWQASLWLAVGVVLLAMLRPLLVRMGGAGLAYRSWWLLPMLLVALMLPLPQVALLQQVPTLPLKVMPGATDGGAGGSVPGAGLLLLAWALGMGLCLLRDLRAQRRFERCMGPLKPRTDGSWQASGDPGLPALVGLWRPRIVVGPDFDQQFTAQEQGLILQHEHSHRRNGDHWANGALLLVRAVFWFHPLLSWAACRFLRDQELACDARTMAPQPALRGLYASTLLKAQLVHPVAPAVCHWRSQPVLKERIAMLKQSKRKALPWVSGQVLVVGLCVGMGAVAWASQGGTAGSPRIGVEPYATAEEDAAKAGLDRPIQVDKMPPPSYPKSAVEQRQVGVVNLRVEVDAKGHPTDVQVLSATNPGVFDAVSIAAARSWTYRPAIKHGQPVAGAVKIPITFAMDDAEDAK; encoded by the coding sequence ATGACTGAGCTGCTCGACGGACTGTGGCAGGCCAGCCTGTGGCTGGCAGTGGGGGTGGTCCTGCTGGCGATGCTGCGGCCATTGCTGGTGCGGATGGGGGGCGCTGGGTTGGCCTACCGCAGCTGGTGGCTGCTGCCGATGCTGCTGGTGGCACTGATGCTGCCGTTGCCACAGGTTGCGTTGTTGCAGCAGGTACCCACGCTGCCGCTGAAAGTGATGCCGGGGGCCACCGACGGTGGAGCGGGTGGGTCGGTGCCTGGGGCTGGACTGTTGCTGCTGGCCTGGGCGCTGGGCATGGGCCTCTGCCTGCTGCGCGACCTGCGCGCACAGCGTCGTTTCGAACGATGCATGGGCCCACTGAAGCCGCGCACCGATGGCAGCTGGCAGGCCAGCGGCGATCCTGGCCTGCCCGCGCTGGTTGGCCTGTGGCGCCCACGGATCGTGGTCGGTCCCGACTTCGACCAGCAGTTCACTGCGCAGGAACAGGGCCTGATCCTGCAGCACGAGCACAGCCACCGGCGCAATGGCGATCACTGGGCCAATGGGGCGCTGCTGCTGGTGCGCGCGGTGTTCTGGTTCCATCCACTTCTGTCGTGGGCCGCGTGCCGCTTCCTGCGCGACCAGGAACTGGCCTGCGACGCCCGCACCATGGCCCCGCAGCCGGCGCTGCGCGGCCTCTACGCCAGCACGCTGCTGAAGGCGCAGCTGGTCCATCCGGTTGCGCCCGCGGTCTGCCATTGGCGCAGCCAACCCGTGTTGAAGGAGCGTATTGCCATGTTGAAGCAGTCCAAGCGGAAGGCATTGCCGTGGGTGTCCGGGCAGGTGCTGGTGGTCGGGTTGTGCGTGGGCATGGGAGCGGTGGCGTGGGCGAGCCAGGGCGGCACGGCCGGGAGTCCGAGGATCGGTGTCGAGCCGTACGCGACTGCGGAAGAAGATGCGGCCAAGGCTGGACTGGATCGTCCGATCCAGGTCGACAAGATGCCACCGCCGTCCTACCCGAAGTCTGCGGTCGAGCAGCGCCAGGTAGGCGTGGTGAACCTGCGTGTGGAAGTGGACGCCAAGGGCCATCCCACTGACGTCCAGGTGCTCAGTGCCACCAATCCGGGTGTGTTTGATGCGGTCTCGATTGCTGCGGCGCGCAGCTGGACCTATCGGCCGGCGATCAAGCATGGCCAGCCGGTTGCAGGGGCGGTGAAGATTCCGATCACCTTCGCCATGGACGACGCTGAGGACGCGAAGTGA
- a CDS encoding BlaI/MecI/CopY family transcriptional regulator encodes MTPISEAEAVVMEVLWQQAPRSADEVVAALAHRDWAEPTIKTLLNRLLTKGAIAAERDGRRYLYRPLLQRQAWVEAQSQDFIGRVFEGRVAPLVAHFSERGQLSAQDIAELKKLIQELDHD; translated from the coding sequence ATGACCCCGATCAGCGAAGCCGAAGCCGTTGTGATGGAGGTGCTGTGGCAGCAGGCACCGCGTAGCGCCGACGAGGTAGTGGCCGCGCTGGCCCATCGTGACTGGGCCGAGCCGACCATCAAGACCCTGCTCAACCGCCTGCTGACCAAGGGCGCGATCGCCGCCGAGCGCGATGGCCGACGCTACCTGTACCGGCCGCTGCTGCAGCGCCAGGCGTGGGTGGAGGCGCAGAGCCAGGACTTCATTGGCCGTGTGTTCGAAGGACGCGTGGCGCCGTTGGTGGCGCACTTCAGCGAGCGCGGCCAATTGAGCGCGCAGGACATCGCCGAACTGAAGAAGCTTATCCAGGAGCTGGACCATGACTGA
- a CDS encoding flavin reductase family protein, with amino-acid sequence MKALPKKEFPVEQARRFLEPGPIVLVSTAWRGQRNLMTMGWHMVMGFSPSLVATYLWDANHSHALARGSGECVINVPGVELLDTVVDIGNCSGREVDKFARFKLDALPAREVGAPLVGQCHSSFECRLYDDSQVASSNLFIWEIVCAHVAPRPKLPRTVHYRGDGQFMVSGTEVSRRRRFKPDML; translated from the coding sequence ATGAAGGCGCTGCCCAAGAAGGAGTTCCCGGTCGAGCAGGCCCGTCGCTTCCTCGAACCCGGCCCGATCGTGCTGGTCAGCACCGCCTGGCGCGGCCAGCGCAACCTGATGACGATGGGCTGGCACATGGTGATGGGCTTCTCGCCTTCGCTGGTCGCCACCTACCTGTGGGACGCGAACCACAGCCACGCGCTGGCCCGTGGCAGCGGCGAGTGCGTGATCAACGTGCCCGGCGTGGAGCTGCTGGATACGGTGGTGGACATCGGCAACTGCAGCGGACGCGAGGTCGACAAGTTCGCCCGTTTCAAGCTCGACGCGCTGCCCGCGCGCGAGGTCGGCGCGCCGCTGGTCGGCCAATGCCATTCGAGCTTCGAATGCCGCTTGTACGACGACAGCCAGGTGGCGTCGAGCAACCTGTTCATCTGGGAAATCGTGTGCGCCCATGTTGCGCCCCGGCCGAAACTGCCGCGCACGGTGCATTACCGCGGCGATGGGCAGTTCATGGTGTCCGGCACGGAAGTCTCGCGTCGACGGCGGTTCAAGCCCGACATGCTGTAA
- a CDS encoding acetyl-CoA hydrolase/transferase C-terminal domain-containing protein — MTEHLTDLDAAVDWLFARVDGPLRIGAPLALGKPHRLLNALYARVEHDPARPLQLYTALSLNPPKPRGNGLEARFLAPFAQRHFGDDFPRLAYADAIARDALPAHVQVEEFYMQSGALLGSRQAQSSYTSLNYTHAADAVAQRAPQVIVQKVAMRPNDRRLSLSCNNDITQDTLDAMTARGLPRPLMIAEIDPQLPYMGGSATVDVSFFDLVITPPPPYPALFGLPRQPVGDADYAIGLYASTLVRDGGTLQIGIGTLADALSHALVLRHTDNARYRRVLHALDPQLASHPLVQEIGGVDPFEVGLYGCSEMLNEGFRRLVQTGVIKRKVHDDLALMQRIENGSTLSIDHATLAAEGEYLHGAFYLGSPEFYEWLRTLPEDECRAIGMRRISEINQLYGGNETLERLQRRHARFFNSCMMATALGAAVSDALDDGRVVSGVGGQYNFVAMAHALPEARSVLMFRAARDDQGRRESNVRWNYGHTTIPRHLRDIYLNEYGIADLRGLTDEDCVHAMTAVTEAPFQSDLLQQAHASRKLLAAAQPDPERQRRNTPQALAAALAPFRADGSLPDYPLGSDFNEIEQVLVKALAWLKANTQTRGDKLRTVWAALRQPAGDGDAVYLQRMGLQAPKDFAERLDARLLRLALARTA, encoded by the coding sequence ATGACCGAACACCTCACCGACCTGGACGCCGCCGTCGACTGGTTGTTTGCGCGCGTGGACGGGCCGCTGCGGATCGGGGCACCGCTGGCGCTTGGCAAGCCGCATCGGCTGCTCAATGCCCTGTATGCACGCGTAGAGCACGATCCGGCGCGGCCGCTGCAGCTGTACACCGCACTCTCGCTGAATCCGCCGAAGCCACGCGGCAACGGCCTGGAAGCGCGCTTCCTGGCGCCGTTCGCGCAGCGCCATTTCGGCGATGATTTCCCGCGCCTGGCCTATGCCGATGCGATCGCGCGCGATGCGCTGCCAGCCCATGTGCAGGTGGAAGAGTTCTACATGCAGTCCGGTGCCCTGCTTGGCTCACGACAAGCGCAGTCCAGCTATACCAGCCTGAACTACACCCACGCCGCCGACGCGGTGGCGCAGCGCGCACCGCAGGTGATCGTGCAGAAGGTGGCGATGCGACCGAACGACCGCCGGCTTTCGCTGTCGTGCAACAACGACATCACCCAGGACACGCTGGATGCAATGACCGCGCGCGGCCTGCCGCGCCCATTGATGATTGCCGAGATCGATCCGCAACTGCCCTATATGGGTGGCTCGGCCACGGTCGATGTGTCGTTCTTCGATCTGGTGATCACCCCGCCGCCGCCGTATCCGGCGCTGTTCGGGCTGCCGCGGCAGCCGGTCGGCGATGCCGACTACGCCATCGGCCTGTACGCCAGCACGCTGGTGCGCGACGGCGGCACCCTGCAGATCGGCATCGGCACGTTGGCTGATGCACTCAGCCATGCGCTGGTGCTGCGCCACACCGACAACGCGCGCTACCGCCGCGTGCTGCATGCGCTGGATCCGCAGCTGGCCAGCCATCCGCTGGTGCAGGAAATCGGTGGTGTGGACCCGTTCGAAGTGGGACTGTACGGCTGCAGCGAGATGCTCAACGAAGGCTTCCGCAGGCTGGTGCAGACCGGGGTGATCAAGCGCAAGGTGCACGACGACCTGGCGCTGATGCAGCGCATCGAGAATGGCAGCACGCTGTCGATCGACCACGCCACCCTGGCTGCCGAAGGCGAGTACCTGCACGGCGCGTTCTACCTGGGTTCGCCGGAATTCTACGAATGGCTGCGCACGCTGCCGGAAGACGAGTGCCGTGCGATCGGCATGCGCCGGATCAGCGAGATCAACCAGCTGTACGGCGGCAACGAAACACTGGAGCGCCTGCAGCGCCGCCATGCGCGCTTCTTCAACTCCTGCATGATGGCCACCGCGTTGGGCGCGGCGGTGTCGGATGCGCTGGACGATGGACGCGTGGTGTCCGGTGTGGGTGGCCAGTACAACTTCGTGGCGATGGCACATGCGCTGCCGGAGGCCCGCAGCGTGCTGATGTTCCGTGCCGCGCGCGATGACCAGGGCCGGCGCGAATCGAACGTGCGCTGGAACTACGGTCACACCACCATCCCGCGCCACCTGCGCGACATCTACCTCAACGAGTACGGCATCGCCGACCTGCGTGGGCTGACCGACGAGGACTGCGTGCATGCGATGACCGCAGTCACCGAAGCCCCGTTCCAGAGCGATCTGCTGCAGCAGGCACATGCCTCGCGCAAGTTGCTGGCGGCCGCGCAACCGGATCCGGAGCGTCAGCGGCGCAACACGCCACAGGCGCTGGCGGCGGCACTGGCGCCGTTCCGCGCTGATGGCAGCCTGCCGGACTATCCGCTGGGCAGCGATTTCAACGAGATCGAGCAGGTGCTGGTGAAAGCGCTGGCCTGGCTGAAGGCCAACACGCAGACCCGCGGCGACAAGCTGCGTACGGTCTGGGCAGCGCTGCGCCAACCCGCTGGCGACGGCGATGCGGTGTACCTGCAGCGCATGGGCCTGCAAGCACCGAAGGATTTCGCAGAACGCCTGGACGCGCGACTGCTGCGGCTGGCACTGGCGCGTACCGCCTGA
- the tkt gene encoding transketolase — protein sequence MTQPTRRQLANAIRFLAADAVETAKSGHPGMPMGMADIAEVLWNDYLRHNPSNPHWFNRDRFVLSNGHGSMLQYALLHLSGYDLPIEQLKLFRQLGSHTAGHPERHETPGVETTTGPLGQGFANAVGFALAEKLLAQRFNRPELEVVDHRTWVFMGDGCLMEGVSHEAASLAGTWGLHKLVCFWDNNHISIDGNVEGWFTDNTPERFEAYGWNVVRDVDGHDPESIKAGIEAALSQSDKPTLICCRTTIGFGSPNKAGKESSHGAPLGKDELEATRKQLGWEYGPFEIPQAIYDGWRANGAGTLRQAEWEQLFDKYASQYPGEAAELTRRSHGDLPADFVAKADAYIAQVAAEGPTIASRKASQLAIEAYAPLLPEIVGGSADLAHSNLTLWKGSKSVASDDANANYVYYGVREFGMTAIANGLALHGGFIPFDATFLVFSDYARNGVRMSALIPAHAIHVYTHDSIGLGEDGPTHQPVEHLASLRYIPNNDVWRPCDAVESAVSWKAAITRQDGPSCLVFSRQNLPHQPRNAEQIAQIERGGYVLADAAGTPDVILIATGSEVSLATEAKAQLDAAGLKTRVVSMPSTDVFLRQDAAYRESVLPNAVRKRVAVEAGVTGFWRQFVGLDGAVIGIDTFGASAPADQLYKHFGITTAHVVEAAKAL from the coding sequence ATGACGCAGCCTACCCGTCGCCAGTTGGCCAACGCCATCCGCTTCCTTGCCGCCGATGCGGTTGAAACCGCAAAGTCCGGCCACCCCGGCATGCCCATGGGCATGGCCGACATCGCCGAAGTCCTCTGGAACGACTACCTCCGCCATAACCCGAGCAACCCGCACTGGTTCAACCGCGACCGTTTCGTGCTGTCCAACGGCCACGGTTCGATGCTGCAGTACGCGCTGCTGCACCTGAGCGGTTACGACCTGCCGATCGAGCAGCTGAAGCTGTTCCGCCAGCTGGGCAGCCACACCGCCGGCCACCCGGAACGCCACGAGACCCCGGGCGTGGAAACCACCACCGGCCCGCTGGGCCAGGGTTTCGCCAACGCCGTGGGCTTCGCCCTGGCCGAGAAGCTGCTGGCACAGCGCTTCAACCGCCCGGAGCTGGAAGTGGTCGACCACCGCACCTGGGTGTTCATGGGTGATGGCTGCCTGATGGAAGGCGTGTCGCATGAAGCCGCCTCGCTGGCCGGCACCTGGGGCCTGCACAAGCTGGTCTGCTTCTGGGACAACAACCACATCTCCATCGACGGCAACGTCGAGGGCTGGTTCACCGACAACACCCCGGAGCGTTTCGAGGCCTACGGCTGGAACGTGGTCCGCGACGTCGATGGCCACGACCCGGAAAGCATCAAGGCCGGCATCGAGGCCGCGCTGTCGCAGAGCGACAAGCCGACCCTGATCTGCTGCCGCACCACCATTGGTTTTGGTTCGCCGAACAAGGCGGGCAAGGAATCCAGCCACGGCGCACCGCTGGGCAAGGACGAGCTGGAAGCCACCCGCAAGCAGCTGGGCTGGGAGTACGGCCCGTTCGAGATCCCGCAGGCGATCTATGACGGCTGGCGCGCCAATGGCGCCGGCACTCTGCGCCAGGCCGAGTGGGAACAGCTGTTCGACAAGTACGCCAGCCAGTATCCGGGCGAAGCCGCCGAGCTGACCCGCCGTTCGCACGGCGATCTGCCGGCCGACTTCGTTGCCAAGGCCGATGCCTACATCGCCCAGGTGGCGGCGGAAGGCCCGACGATCGCTTCGCGCAAGGCCTCGCAGCTGGCCATCGAAGCCTATGCCCCACTGCTGCCGGAAATCGTAGGCGGCTCGGCTGATCTGGCGCACTCCAACCTGACCCTGTGGAAGGGCAGCAAGTCGGTCGCCAGCGACGACGCCAACGCCAACTACGTGTACTACGGCGTGCGCGAGTTCGGCATGACCGCGATTGCCAACGGCCTGGCCCTGCACGGTGGTTTCATTCCGTTCGACGCCACCTTCCTGGTGTTCAGCGACTACGCCCGCAATGGCGTGCGCATGAGCGCCCTGATCCCGGCCCACGCCATCCACGTCTATACCCACGACTCGATCGGCCTGGGCGAAGACGGCCCGACCCACCAGCCGGTGGAGCACCTGGCTTCGCTGCGCTACATCCCGAACAACGACGTGTGGCGTCCGTGCGATGCGGTCGAGTCGGCGGTGAGCTGGAAGGCTGCGATCACCCGCCAGGACGGCCCGAGCTGCCTGGTGTTCAGCCGCCAGAACCTGCCGCACCAGCCCCGCAACGCTGAGCAGATCGCCCAGATCGAGCGCGGTGGCTACGTGCTGGCCGATGCGGCCGGTACCCCGGACGTGATCCTGATCGCCACCGGTTCGGAAGTCTCGCTGGCTACCGAAGCCAAGGCCCAGTTGGACGCGGCTGGCCTCAAGACCCGCGTGGTCTCGATGCCGTCCACCGACGTGTTCCTGCGCCAGGATGCGGCCTACCGTGAATCGGTGCTGCCGAACGCCGTGCGCAAGCGCGTGGCCGTGGAAGCCGGCGTCACCGGTTTCTGGCGCCAGTTCGTTGGCCTGGACGGTGCGGTGATCGGTATCGACACCTTCGGTGCCTCGGCCCCGGCCGACCAGCTGTACAAGCACTTCGGCATCACCACCGCCCACGTGGTGGAAGCCGCCAAGGCGCTGTAA
- a CDS encoding dicarboxylate/amino acid:cation symporter: MTAAAADKKKLPLHWKMGIGFAIGLVLGLIVHALGGSVDGLQAGAKWVMDYVTTPASGLFLNLIFMLIVPLIFSALIMGVSEMGDIRALGRIGWKTLAYTVLLSGIAVGIGLVLVNVLKPGAGVDPQTAALMLSENAERSKEIVAGIHGTPKGMDMLLSIVPSNVLQAASDNGAILSLMFFALMFGIGMVLTDNEKVAPLRRAIEGVFEISMTLINLVIRLAPYAVACFMFNLAALFGFELIIRLGAYVGVVVLALGLHMIVTYGTAVWLSGRSPLSFFRDTQEATVMAFSTASSNATLPTALRVADQMGLPQRVSRFVLTVGATANQNGTALFEGVTVIFLAQFFGVDLSIGQQIMVMAVCILGGIGTAGVPSGSLPVVAMICAMVGVNPLGIGLILGVNHFLDMCRTALNVTGDLALTTLVAKGESHDGPALGPQQD, translated from the coding sequence ATGACAGCAGCTGCTGCCGACAAGAAGAAGTTGCCCCTGCATTGGAAGATGGGCATCGGCTTTGCGATCGGCCTGGTCCTGGGACTGATCGTGCATGCCCTGGGCGGCAGCGTCGATGGTCTGCAGGCCGGTGCCAAGTGGGTAATGGACTACGTCACCACCCCGGCTTCGGGCCTGTTCCTCAACCTGATCTTCATGCTGATCGTGCCGCTGATCTTCTCGGCGCTGATCATGGGCGTATCGGAGATGGGCGACATCCGCGCCCTTGGCCGCATCGGCTGGAAGACGCTGGCCTACACCGTGCTGCTGTCCGGCATCGCGGTGGGCATCGGCCTGGTACTGGTCAACGTGCTCAAGCCGGGCGCGGGCGTCGATCCGCAGACCGCGGCACTGATGCTGTCGGAGAACGCCGAGCGCAGCAAGGAAATCGTCGCTGGCATCCATGGCACGCCGAAGGGCATGGACATGCTGCTGTCGATCGTGCCGAGCAACGTGCTGCAGGCCGCGTCGGACAACGGTGCGATCCTGTCGCTGATGTTCTTCGCGCTGATGTTCGGCATCGGCATGGTGCTGACCGACAACGAGAAGGTTGCCCCGCTGCGCCGCGCCATCGAAGGCGTGTTCGAAATTTCGATGACCCTGATCAACCTGGTCATCCGCCTGGCCCCCTATGCGGTGGCCTGCTTCATGTTCAACCTGGCCGCACTGTTCGGCTTCGAGCTGATCATCCGCCTCGGTGCCTACGTGGGCGTGGTGGTGCTGGCACTCGGCCTGCACATGATCGTGACCTACGGTACCGCGGTGTGGCTGTCCGGCCGCTCGCCGCTGTCGTTCTTCCGCGATACCCAGGAAGCGACGGTGATGGCGTTCTCCACCGCCTCCAGCAACGCGACCCTGCCGACCGCGCTGCGCGTGGCCGACCAGATGGGCCTGCCGCAGCGCGTGTCGCGCTTCGTGCTGACCGTGGGCGCCACCGCCAACCAGAACGGCACCGCGCTGTTCGAGGGCGTGACGGTGATCTTCCTGGCCCAGTTCTTCGGCGTGGACCTGAGCATCGGCCAGCAGATCATGGTGATGGCGGTCTGCATCCTCGGTGGCATCGGCACTGCCGGTGTGCCGTCGGGCTCGCTGCCGGTGGTGGCGATGATCTGCGCGATGGTCGGCGTGAACCCGCTGGGCATCGGCCTGATCCTGGGCGTGAACCACTTCCTGGACATGTGCCGTACCGCGCTGAACGTGACCGGTGACCTGGCCCTGACCACGCTGGTGGCCAAGGGCGAGTCGCACGATGGCCCGGCGCTGGGGCCGCAGCAGGACTGA